One Halobacterium zhouii genomic region harbors:
- a CDS encoding PQQ-dependent sugar dehydrogenase, translating to MNRRRFLAAVTGTMGGLAGCATPSSSTTTAPNQAPTDSGTTASPPPSSVGLDTLASGLRTPLDMAVAPDINVQYVAEQHGLIRVLENGELRSEPLLDLRDAVTTGSEMGLLGLALHPEFESNRRLFVRYSAPPREGTPSGFSHTFVLAEFRVTEDGRDARTGSERTVLTIPEPQSNHNAGSIVFGPDGYLYVGVGDGGAGGDQGRGHVSDWYDAVPGGNGQDVTDNLLGSILRIDVDGSHGETGYAIPEDNPLVGTPGLDEHFAWGFRNPWRLAFDGDDLYAGDVGQNWFEEVDVVQNGGNYGWNVKEGTHCYGAEGCPDATPSSVRDGEPLLSPVIEYPQQGGDVSGISVITGNVYRGHALPGLRERFVFGDYRANGRLFVATHRSEGLWPAQVLPVVDDDAGKLAQIFAFQRHGNEMYVLGSGNSGGGVHRIRPPP from the coding sequence ATGAACCGACGACGATTCCTCGCTGCGGTAACCGGAACAATGGGTGGTCTCGCCGGGTGTGCTACTCCCTCGTCGAGTACGACTACGGCCCCCAACCAGGCACCGACAGACAGCGGAACAACGGCCTCGCCTCCCCCCTCATCTGTGGGGCTCGACACGCTTGCGAGTGGTCTGCGCACCCCGTTAGATATGGCCGTCGCCCCGGACATCAACGTTCAGTACGTCGCCGAGCAACACGGGCTGATTCGTGTTCTGGAAAACGGTGAACTTCGTTCAGAGCCGTTACTGGACTTGCGTGATGCGGTCACCACCGGCTCCGAAATGGGCCTTCTCGGCCTCGCCCTCCACCCGGAGTTCGAATCAAATCGCCGCCTGTTCGTTCGCTACTCTGCCCCGCCCAGGGAGGGCACGCCGTCGGGATTCAGCCACACGTTCGTCCTCGCCGAGTTCCGAGTTACGGAAGACGGGCGCGACGCACGAACCGGCTCTGAACGGACCGTCCTCACCATCCCGGAACCGCAATCGAACCACAACGCTGGCTCTATCGTCTTCGGTCCGGACGGATACCTCTACGTAGGGGTCGGCGATGGTGGAGCGGGTGGTGACCAGGGACGCGGACACGTCTCCGACTGGTACGACGCGGTCCCAGGCGGCAACGGCCAGGACGTGACCGACAATCTTCTCGGGAGCATTCTCCGGATCGACGTCGATGGCAGTCACGGTGAGACGGGCTACGCGATTCCTGAGGACAATCCGCTGGTCGGGACGCCGGGCCTCGACGAGCACTTCGCGTGGGGATTCCGGAACCCGTGGCGACTCGCCTTCGACGGTGACGACCTCTACGCGGGGGACGTGGGTCAGAACTGGTTCGAGGAGGTCGACGTCGTCCAGAACGGCGGTAACTACGGGTGGAACGTGAAGGAGGGTACCCACTGCTACGGGGCGGAGGGCTGTCCTGATGCCACGCCGTCGAGTGTCCGGGACGGCGAACCGCTTCTGTCGCCAGTCATCGAGTACCCCCAACAAGGGGGCGATGTGAGCGGTATCTCGGTTATAACGGGCAACGTCTACCGTGGCCACGCGCTCCCCGGCCTCCGTGAGCGGTTCGTGTTTGGCGACTACCGCGCGAACGGCCGATTGTTCGTTGCAACTCACCGAAGCGAGGGGTTGTGGCCGGCCCAGGTGCTTCCCGTTGTGGACGATGACGCCGGGAAGCTGGCCCAGATTTTCGCGTTCCAGCGCCACGGCAACGAGATGTACGTCCTCGGAAGCGGGAACAGCGGTGGGGGCGTCCACCGCATCCGGCCACCACCGTGA